The window TTACCTCCCAGGTCATAAATCTGCGTGAAAGAGGAAAGGTCAAATGCAGCAAGAACATCTCTGCCACATATACTCCATACTGAGTTCTGGCCAGCCAtgaatttcagcatttcttctcctGATCTAGTAAGGCAAACAGACATAGCACGTAGAAAAGGTAACCTACAATAACCTTGTTATTACAAGTTTTAGCTTAAACACTAATCTCTGCTTTTATTGACACTGAACACATTCTCTTTGCATATAAACCTACCTTGACTCTTACTGTAGCAGAAGGGTACAGCTATGCATATATGCATTTAAATAGGGAATTAAGACTAGTGAAGTCCAACAGTGTATTACACTGCTAATTCTCAGGTTtccaagggattttttttccttcagctacCATTGCCTCTGTGCCAGAGACCTGTgatatgcttttcaaaatagaaaattatataCTTCTATTCAAAATATCAGACACTGTCCTAGTAATGGATACTGTTGAGAAAGGAAAACGCTGCATGATGGTTCTGATGAGTGGGATTCTCACATCATCATACTTAATTGTCCTGAGCCAtgattaaaaactaattttatcTACAataagaagaataaaatttctATAAATATACTAATGATTACCTGTACATTGCTCCAAAAGGGTCTGTGGATGAAATGCCAAAAGCTCTTTCATATTGGTTTCTTCCTTCtctaaaaaagcaacaacaacaaaaaaaatcctatgagtgtgaatttctttttcttttacccCAAGCACACCTTGGGGCTGTAGTTTCAGCTTGTTCATCACTGTGGAAGGTGCTCAACTTTGTATAGAATATACGCCAGCCTATTTGTAATGGCTATAAAGGGATCCTCACTTGCCACCCCAAAATATGCTGATATATTTCTCAATCTTTCACAAGAATGACTGATTCTTTTCAagcccaggttggatggggctttgagcaacctcgtctagtggagggtgtccctgcccatggcaggggggttggaactagatgatctttaaggtcctttcgaacccaaatcattctgtgattctgtgatttatggGAACACATCTCAGGTAAAGGTGTGAGACTGGCGCAATCATCTCACACACCATGTTTGATCATCGGTTGCTCGGAGTGGAACAAGTAAGACTTCAGCCCCATATTAAACTACTCCTATACACCTTTGCAACAGAAGTATCCTTAGCCATCATTACTCATCATTTACTTTGTTGATACCTCCTCAAGTAAGAGCCACTGTAACGATCAAGTGCTTTCCGGAAGgtcaaacacacacaaatctgattCCTAAATCATCTCTAccatcagaaggaaaacaagaacacacacaaatggagaacaagaaaaaacaagaacacATATTGGCTGTGTTAACAGCCAAAatgatttgttgttttttctttctgagaacCAGCCAGCATCTTCATTGTGCCCTGCCCAGAAAAACACCACTCTGAGAGCAGCCACACAGATGCCACAAAGTGGTCTGCAACAGACAGCACACAACACTCCTCCTTACCTCACAGCATCAGCCAGGTAGTGCCAGCACAAGTAGACTGTATTAGAGTAATACATCATAATATGATACTGAGACTTGGGACTTGATTTTGTAAGGTAGATGTTGGAAACCTCTGTGTTTCTGTAGAGGGCTAAAgagtgaaataaatatatttactaACATGTATGATATATCACCTTGCCAAGCCTATTGTACAGAATGGTATTTATAATCAGAAGATGTCTATATGACCTAAGACACAAACACATTGCTTCCACAATCAATCCTTCCACTGCAATGAGCAGCAGGTGAGGGTTGCTGAAATGTGTTTTGCCCCATTCAATGTAAGTAAACACTATATTCCTACGCTTACTCCACcattaaacatttctttcaagaaCAGCAAGAGGAATGCCTTATGAGTGTCATTATCTACCTACAGGCTTATGCTATCAGAAGAAGCTTTTGGTATGCTCTATTTAAATGAGAAGCCCTTGTAGACAAATCTCTATTCCAATCAACAAGGTCAGCAAGTGGGAGACAAGTCCCCAAAATATCATGCTAACCATACCTACCCCTCTTCACTAGGGCAGGACCTTCTACAGACAAATGAATGCCTAAAGGACTCAGAGAAATCTTCCTCGCTTCCTCCAATGCATCTGCAGTGGCATCCCTCACCCACGGGACTGGCATACAAATGGGATATAAAAGATAGATCCTGCTCTCCCTAAACACATTGAGCAGCTACTGTAAGCCCTAAAACAGGGCAAGGCAGCACAAGCCAGAGCAGGGAACACAACTTGCAAGACTCTGGCTTGTCCTGACCAGCTGTCTGATGGCCACAGATCCCTTCTGACCATGTGGACTCAACGTCTCTGATGCAAGGGCGAACTTACATCACCTCTCACAGTTCAGATCAGCAACCTAACAAAATACTTCACGTAGTGgtaaaaccccaaagaaaaacaaaacacgtTTTTAAATCATACCATTGCCCATCCATTTTGCTTTAAGGTTTAAAATCATGCCCACACCCCAAGAGTTTTCTtgagaacagctctgcagagaccttGAATATCTTCTCCAAGGTCACCTGAGGCTCTTGCACAAAGTAGTTTAGGTACACAGAGCCCTTCATCTTGGTTTTACTTTACACATCAATCATGCTGATATTTGCTGCCTCTCTTTCAGCTGAAGAGGGGATAGTGTTCCCAAGTGATTCTCTCCTTCCAGCTACAGGAACTGGCCTAAAACTAGATATCACTTCTCCCCACATACCTCACCTCACTTTCAAAACCATCAGAAGGTTTAAGTCTTTTagtttcttccccttcttctgcCTTTATTACCTCCTCCTTGTGTCAGCTCTACTGCCAAGAGCTTCAATCCCACGCAGGCATCCAGCAGTCTTTCCATCCCCGTGGTGCTGGTACCCAAGCGTGCAGCAATGGCATCTGAAGACAGAGGCTCTCCCGACTCCAACAGAAGATCAAACACCCCCAACTCACAGGCAGTGAACATAACCTGGGGGTGAGGAAAGGCGAGAGCGAGGGATCAGGTGAAAGCACTAAAGCTTACTGATTTCTAAAGCTGCTTTGCTggagaaaataaacatataataatattttttaatgtaaaatcatattttatataaacaagTCCAATGATTAAACTGAAGTTTCTCTGAACACTGATAATACTATACAGTGCTTGTAGTGCACcgtttttcatttcttttccttttctggtgaAGCCAGCCAATGTGTTTGGCTCACAAAGGTTTACATTTAGAGACCAGGTTTTGGGTGTGAATGTTCCTGCCTCTTCCTTAGTTTCAGAGCACATTCTTACAgtctctcttgctttttgccTGGAAAGCACAAAGGCAAGagtgtgtggtggtggtgtgttttcctgttgtttttttttattctttaactaAGGATCTAATGTATGCTCCAGAGAACCTGGAGACTCTCCTGTGGCTTGCAGCAGGGGGGAATATCCCACTCTATGTACCGTTTTGAGGGACTGACGTGCTTGACTACAGGTGTCTCCCTGAGGCAGGGAGGTTCCTCAGGGCCAGCAGAATTTCCCTGTCTTTTCACAGAGAAGGAAGGTGTGTAACATCTCCAGGAACAACCCTCAACCTTCAGACACACATACATAACCATACATAAGAAAAACATCCTTCTTTAGCTGTACACAGTCAAGTTTACAAGTATTAGCCTATTTCTCTGGCCACATAAACACTCCTAAAACAGTAACAAAGGCATCAACTCAGTTGACTGCCTGTATCTACAATAATTTGATACAGTCCACAGGAAGCTCCTTTTACTCTCAGTAAGAACATGGTTTAACCAAAGTTGAGATTGTTTCTCAAAAACATAGTACCAGTGTCAATCCGGAAAGCACTAGGCACCCCTCTTTCTCACCAAGCgaaaagaatttttcattatCCATCTTTCCTCTCTTTACTCTCAGCTCTGCCTTTCAGGAGCCTTAGGATGCAGCAGTATTTGCACAACCCAAAGAGCGTTCCTTCCGTCACTGTGTTGACCAGAGGTGCAGCAAAGGACAATAGGAAAGGTAGCTAAatataaaatgaggaaaaaatctcCACTGAACTGGATATTATAATTTTATGCCCATGTGCTTACACACACCAAAAGGTAAACGACATCAGTAAAGATTAAGGAAAGTGGAACTACTAGTTCTACATTCGTGCCTTAACAAATGCTGTTTGAAGAAACAGTCATTATACCAGACTCTCTTTCACCTGAAAACAGGCAATACACAGAAGTTTTCAAGCTCACCCCTCTGCATAATACATACAGACAAACcatgggagagggaagaaaatccTCTGAGAAGGTATTTGAAAAATCTTGTTCTTTGCATGGTATGACAGTGGGAGAAAAAGGCAACTGAAGTCAGCCATCTGTTTCTCAAACTCCTAAAATGAAAAGTGGGAAGAAATCCCACCACCAAAGGAACCTTCCACGTTTGAGGCAGTCAGACAGCAAGCCCTCAGCAATAAACTCATGTGTTTTTTATAAAGCCTCATGTAGAAACAAGGTCTACTCATCCAAGCCTCCAAAGGTCAGAGAGGTCTCAATAAATGCGATGTCTATCCTGAGGGGTCAGGATGCtttcaaatcctttttcttttcaaatttcctTCCTGCCTAGACGAACAGACAGGATGCTTTCATATGACATGGTTTTCGTTCCAAAGACTTACCTGCAGGACCTAAAGTGAGATCCTTGAATATTTCTGTCTGCATACTTTTAGAAATCTATCCAAGATTGAGTTACATTTCTTACCTTTGAGACTAAAAATCCACTGTTGTATTGCAAGATGGTTTGAGGATGGTCAAGGTCTTCTGTCGAACCCATTTTCTCTCTGGACTGAGGCACAGATTCTCCAGTCCTCTTAATTTAAATAAGCTTCTTTCCACCAGGCACAGAGCACACCAGCTGATCCACTTAATCTTATTGCTTCTGAGAAACACACTGCTTACAAAATGTGTTAGCTAAGTTATTGGCTTCAATGGGTTTTTCTACCACCTTCAGCTGTTTCTTTGCCTCTTCCATCATCAAGTACAAGGCTAACAAAGCAGGGCAGATGAAAGCTTGTATTGTCAGTTCAGCCGTCAGTTAACATGCTGGTACTTCAGAAGCACTTGAAAGCTTGTgacaagcaaaacagaaatcagtACAGAACAGCATCAAGAACCTGAACTCAGTGCAATGCACCAGAGCTCATAAACCAAAGCAGAGTCTTACTTGGGGCTTGTTcaaaagcagctctgctctaTCAGGCTGGCTTTTTGATGCTGGAAGACTTCCCAAGAATAGAAATCCTTACATATGTCAGTCAGCTCAATGACATGACCTCAGAGGAAAGATGACAATTTGGCAACACAATCCTTCAGGTGAAATGTGGACATTCACGGGGCTTAAGAATGAAGGAATATCAGCTCAGCTCAAAGCGGTCACAGCATACCCCTGGCCAAGCCTGGCATCTCCCATGGCCCTAATTCCACTCACCCCTCACTCAATCATATGCACAGCACTTAACCGTCACCATGCTGAAACACAGACTTGTTCAGCCTTGGGCTCCAGGTCCTGTGTCCAAGGCCTCAGACCTTACTCATGCAAGGAAAATGACTGGCATGACAACTACATAGCAGGCAAGAACTGCTGAAGAAATAATCTGAGAGCGGAGTCTATACAAGgagctgaaggagaagaaagcatCCCACCACAGTCTGTGCCTGGAATAATTTCCACCTAGGTACGGAAAACATGGTTGTTCTTCCCTGGTCAGGTTTGCAAGCTGTGCCCATGGAAAGGATAAAAGAAACACAGGGGTGTAGCCAGAGGGGAGATGAAACTTGCTGTGATGGGCACAGGTCCAGGTGACCCTGGGGCTGGCAGTAGGGTACCACCCATCCCTAAGTGCAGAAGCAGCCAGTCTGAAGGGAAGCTGTAAGACTCTGTTTGTTGTGCTGCTTTGTCGCAGTGACTAGTTTGTTCTGACAACAATCGCTCAAATGAAGTCTACAAAGAATTAAAtctgctcttcttccttttccatattTTGCAGGTCTCCCCACATTCCAGCTTAGAAAGCAGTGCCTGTTTGATAGCTGCCAGTGACAGCAGGTAGAGGTGTCCTACTTGTGCTTTGCCATGTTTTGGCAGGTGCTGAGGGATGACAAAATATTCTACATTTTCCGGCTGGCCGTCACAGTCTTCCTCCCCTTCTCGCCAAAACTAAACACAGGCATGCAGAAAGACCTTAAGAAGCAACAATGAAATGACTGTCAAGTGCCAGATATGGCATGGATCATGCAGAACATATCTCACAGGTCtttcatcagaaaatgaaaaccctgggttactttcctgaaacctctctgcCCCACTGTCCATTGTTCCAGCTTGTGAATGCCTGCCTTCCTGAGCAGATGCTGCAACTCTCAGGTGAGAAAAGACCCTTTCCATCACGGAAAGACAGTTTTTCTAGCACACATTTATTGAGCCTTCAGGCAACAACAGTAAATGAGCCTGATGTAGGTAATACAGCGATGGCAAAATGCTaccaaacagcatttttcagttgTAGCTTTCTCCATGCTTCAGTGATTAAGGTAATGGACAAACTTGAGCAATACAATGATAAACACGGAGCCTAACATTTTGTGTACATTAGCTGGGTGTATATTTTAAGACCGCACTTTACAACTTCGTCCCAACACAACATTTTAatgttctcttcctttcttagGAAGTAAGGTTATACGCTGCTGCTGAAGGGTAgttctgtgtttctcttttgaACCTACCTCATTTTAGAAGAAACAGGACAGTATAAAGTTTTCCACGTGGTCCTTCTGACCATTTTATGGATGCAGCAAAACTTTCTCAACTGAAAGGTTCCGCTGTATAACTTTTCTGAGGATCTGTATTTTCCATTCAGATCCTTACATTTCAGcttgttgtatttcttttagCCAGTAATGAAATAGCAACCTACTTAAGAGTTAGTTGTTAAAGTTAGCTAAGTAGACGTCACAGTTACCAGCCTTTTCCCCTCTGTGCACAACTCCAAAACAGTACCTGTTCCCCCGGTTCTAACACCCAGGGTATCCCGTGTTACCAGAACACGAGGTGTACAAAAGTTACAGCAAACACCAAACTGTAAAAACATTTAGACCTCCTCATCCTGGCCAACATAGCCCGTAAATATATTGCTGTTGTCTTGCTAGTGCACCAGACTTCATTGTTCCATACAGGTTAGACCCtaatattctgtttattttgtacAGTGGAGGCTGGAGATCCCAACACACCTCTCTGCCAGAGTGACTGTGAATCTGTGCAGCTTGCACTTGACACGTCACTTTCTCTGAAGGAAATGTCTGGACAACAGGTTTCAAGAACATATCTACATACGTAACGGCCCTCTTCCCCTGCTATCCCCACCTCAAGGAAAGCACACAAGCTCTGTTTCTATTTAGGAACCTCCGTCTGCACACGCACACAACAAGCGTGAGTCTGCAGAGTTCGTTAATTTGCACAAATCTAGACCCACTCTCACTGATGACGCTACAGCTTTTTCAGTTCCTTGCATCCATTCCAAAGACAGTTATACGGGAAAAGAAAGCTCAAAAATTTCTCACTAAGTCTGCATCCATATGGATAACCAGGTCAACTTCTTTCTCTCAAcagctttccctctcctctaATCAAAATAGACAAATAAATTGTACATAGATAAGTATCACTAGCCAAAGATAAACATTGTTAACCAAAAGATTAGAAAGgtgtaggaaaataaaaatatttctctgctaaAGGCcagtcctgcctgcctgctaCTGAGAAACAAATTGGTGCAATTTTGCCCAAGCATAAAGATTTCCCATTCCCAGGATGATAACAGTTACTCAGATCCAGGCCATTAGCCACACTGGAAGCAAACGCTCACCACGCTGAAGGACACATTTCTCTTCTACTGAGCTAAACAAAAGAACTCTAGGAAGAGCTAGCTGCTGCTCACCAGCTTACAGACTACTTTCCTCAAATGACTCAGCCACAGATTGGTAATCAGGTATTACTGTGACATCTAGTACAGCTGCATTAAAGATTCACGAGTATGAAAATGCTCAACCCTTGATTCTTGTGGGTTTGACTAAATTACAGGCAGTTATGTGCACAACTGTAGACTAGCATGTCCTAACAGGCCATAAATTCACTTCACTTAAGGCAAAGTTATAGGGTACAAGAGACCCAGGTAATAAAATGACCACACAGTTAATTAAACCCACTTGCAGTACTTTTTCAATTATGACTAAATCCGTCTGTTGAGGACACCAGATGTAATCATCTAATGGGATTACTACTGGTAGGGAGATGTAGGGGAGGAGGGTTGCAGATAACCCACACCAGATTGATGCAGAGCCACACACAGCGTGTTGCTGTTTCCAAGTAAATTGTTATTGAGGCTTAAAGTCTAAGCTCCTTTTAAGCTACAAATGCATTCGTGAAGATGAAATTGCAATGGCTTGCTTTCTCTAAAAACCCCATCCAGGTAGCTGTCATAGCACTGAGACCACGTGCAGGCTAAAGCTGTTATTTTACCTCCACGGTTCTACTTTCGTGATGAATTTTTCTTTGCCTAAATGACTCACTACAGACAAATACTacacaaaaaataatcacatcATGTTTGCATAACATTTGAAAGGAAGAAGCGATCTACGAACAAAGCAGATTTAGTAAAAATAACGTGTCTGTCGGTGAGAAATGGCAGATTACACTATTTTCACACATGCAACATTCCTTATAAGCAACAAGTACAAATCTCAGAGACATGACTATGATAATGAGTTTCAGTAATGCTAGTATGGAAACAACTGTGCCTCCCTATCATTATTAGGCCTCTAAGTATGCCCAGCTTACATCAGATGGCCTGGAAGTGCATTAATATAACACAGTTTGTGCCCtgtgcctgccccccccccccttttttttttttttaagagtccTAAAAAGCCAAGATACTCCATATcatactttttctttgaaacagaacatccagttttaatgaaatgctgattttcttctttatacTTTCcaatttttctcatgttttaacAACAGATACATTTCCCTAGTAACATGACTATTGCTTCTGTCAGTTTTTTGACACCAactaggtttgtttttttttttcctgtttacatCACAAATACTACTGGCAGGCATTTGGAGTGGGCAGGAAATCCTGTATAACCAGCTCATTCTCTAAGCAAACCCTCCCTTCTCCTCAGTTTTCCTCGTAATAAAAACTCTGACTGAGAATGTCTCTTAAAGACCATCACAAGCAATCCAGAGTTGTTCTTAGTTTAACTTCCTGGCCTGCAAATAATCACTCAACAAATAATTCAACCAAATAGTCACTGAGCTCTCTGTCAGAAGAAGGTCCCAGCAGAGAAGAGGTATATTCTCCTCGAGGACAGAGCCTTACTAGCTAAAATTTCAGAGGGagagatgcaaaaagaaaaccaagatgGACAGTAGCTGAGGCAGGCCTTCCTGTCAGAAATGACTTGTGCTCTGTCAAGCATCACAAAGGCAATCAGTGGGCACACAACTGCCTTGCACATGCCATTTTACACTTGCTAATCTGACAATCCTCTCCTCCGTGTCTTCAAAAAGAATCCTTCAGAAGGAAGTGTCCCCATGGCTTGGCATGGGCAAGCACCCCTGAAGTCCTTTTACCTGGTGGCTCACCTCAAATGTTTCTTTGCAGCCTTATGTTGTTTGCCAGACATGTCAGGTGCAGCgagcagaagagaaagattttgCCAGCCCTTCCCTTTTCCAGTGAAGGTAGAAAGTAAGAGACAGCACCAGGCAATTCCTCAGAGCACTTACAGGCACGTGGCCAGGATCATATACAGAATTGCAGGAAAGACCTGCTCAGAAGGTGATCAATCCTTGTTCAGAGTCGAGACTGCTATCAGGGAGTGATTGTGGTGCTACCACGACAGTATCCCCTTCGTGCTGTCCTACAGACAGTCCAGTTTCAAGGACAGCATTCCTGGGTATCCTGTCCACAGCAGGTAGAGCTCACTTCGCAGGTGCCACAGTGCAACTACATTAGGTATCAGCTAGAAAACGATTCCAATCAGACTTAGCCCTTCAAAAGTTTTATAACCTGCTGCTATGGTAAAGTGTTTGTTTGAGCTAGTATAAATCTTTTTTGTGAGACAGCAGATGATGTTTTCAGGGGATACAGCATGTGAGGGGGAACCAGatcaaattcattttttgtgCTGTGATTAAAGAAGGATGCTGCTGCGTATCATTTCAAACAGGTCTCAAGAGCCCAGTATCAGATtaagtaccaaaaaaaaaaaagaggtatgcTTCCTTTTAACAATAATACTTACACATTTAGGAATGCAAGACACTAGAGGGATCCATTCTCTGCACCCAGTTCTGAAGGATCAACTGCAACTAGATTGCTGCTTTATACAAACACCAGAGACGACTCTGCAAATTTATTGCAAGGCAGCAAAAGATACATTCTGCAGGTAACACATTCAttgggctggggaagagcctgATCAACAGACTGCAACATAAGCTTAATTAAATGGGTGTTGTATCCAGATTATAACCAATCCAAGGCAGGATACCAGATCAAAACACAGGCAATACAGGTATTTCCTCTTAATTATAATAAAAGAATCTCCTTAACTTGTATAGCAGTACATTGGTGGTCAATTTTGCTCACCCATTTATGAATTAAGGCATCTGCCAAACTAGTCGGTTTAATTGCTGTCTTATATAGAATCTAACAACATCTCTACCTCTGCTATCAAACACGAGCAGCTGCAATAGTCAGTTCATGTTCAAGACCTGCCCTAAAGCTGTCACTGGTGCGATGCCCAGGTAGCACTGATCAGTGATTAACTCTCATTGGTTTGCGTTTATAGCCTTGTGGTCCCTGGTGCAGTCCTGCGCTCACAATTTTGGGAACTGCAGTaattcccattttctttaaCAGCTTTCAAGATGATGCTTCCAGATAACATATCAAATGTTTTTTATATGCATACCTAATCATGCATATGCCTTTATTATAGGTCATTGAATAGATTACTCTACAAAGGTAGAgtcaattagaaaaaaacatggCTATAGTCACAACTTTGGTAACCACTTCTTACTAGTATCAATTACTTCCAGCAATACAACTCATACATTATCAAAATTACTTTACTGTAGCAAGCAGATGGAAAGCACAACAATCATATTGAagggcttggccttggccttgCCCTTGTGGAGCAGCTGTAGTTTCTGTTGAGTAAGTTGCTCCCTGAGTGACCTGGTGCAGGGGCCaggacataaaaataaaactacaggCCAAAAGGCTGGTTAACTGCAGAGGCTCATCAGCCCTCAGGAACCGGCAAAGACATTCTTTAAGGATCAGAACAGGACTATGTGGTGACACTGACCATACCAACAGGAACTTGGATTTCTTACCCTTTTGAGGCTCATGCTCTTCTTTGCTTAACAAGGAAAACCACTCCTGGCTGCCAGTGCCAACAGCCACAGCTCAGACCTTGCTGCAAGCGGTCTGTGATGAGCAGGGTCCTCATCCCCAAACAGGAAGAGGTCACACGCTGCCTTGTATCATGATTAATACACTTCTGAACTCTACACATCCTCAAGAGCAACGTGGGTTCCCACTGGCTCAATCCTATCCTCCTGGCACCTCTATGAGGACAAAAGGGAGATAGCATGTTCTGTGGTGACAGATGTGAAATCTCTCCTGGAGCTGAGCGCAAGAAGAGAAGCGCATCCTCGCAACTAAGAAAATTCTCTTCCTGTCTCATTGTGTAACTTAAGTCTCAAAACTGGAGGCAGAACATTGGAAGAAACCCTGGGCATTTCTGGAGACTCAGTTAAGTGGAACAGGGCACAGAGGTCTCTTTCACTGCTGCCAAGGCTTTCCAGCAGGCATGAACACAGTGCTGTACTGTGGAGTTGCCCGATCCATGGCTTAATGGCCTTTACACCCCATGTTTGCACCACACCAGTCCTGCTCCCTGAGGAAAGTTTTCCcccactgaaggaaaacaacatAGCAGTATAGAGTGAACCTGAGCTTTCCCCAGCAACAAAGGCTGATCTTGAAGTAAGCTTAAAATTGACAGGTATGGCTGCCTGACACAGAGCACGAAGTTGGGAACTATTTGAGTTCTTGGCTTTGCAATGGCATGGGAAGAGCTCCAGTTTGAAAGCAGGACAAAACAAATGAAGTCAAATGCATGGGATAAGCTTAACACTTCTGGAAGAATGACTTGTACTGAAGTCTTCCATTATCTTCAAGGATTTCTTTGCCCATCTCCACCCTATAGCCCTGGGGCTGCCATGTGTTCAGTCAAGATGAAAGCTGACATCCAGGCTCCAACTTTTCAAACAGCAGTctaatggagaagaaaaagacttaCAGTCTCGTTCACCCAGATCCTTGATGTCCAATAAAAACAGTGAATAAGTCCATATTCCTTGTTACAACCCAGGGGAACAAAGccaccaaaataaaatcaaaccctGAATATTGACAGACAAATGGAGTAGGATACATAACTTTGACACAATGGGACAGAAGTAACATGCAACTCATGACAAGCCTAAGCAAAGAAAGTCAGGTTACTACGGTACATAATCCTCGCTGACCAGTTTCAGAAGTAAACAGGCAGGTATCTTTGCAGACATTCTCACTGGATTGGATTTCTAGCAGCTCAGGGTCTAAAAGTAGAGGTAGCGTAATAGCTAAATCAGACCCTATCCAATACTCAACCATACCAACATGAATTCAATGTTTCAGAAGTATTTATTACTTCGGTATGTTGCTAAATCCTATACTTTTCAGTTCCCTTAACGTTCATATCAGACCCTGTGACTGCAGTGTGATTTAAGCACTGTAAatttaataattaaacaagACCAAGAACAGTAGTGTGGATTATTTGAACTCCTTCATTAATTAGACCAAAGTTTGTAGTCCATTTCAAAAGGACATTGCTTTAAAGCAGATAAACCAGCAAAGGATAGACATTAAATACTTAGCTTTTCCTATGAACTCAAGGTCACTCAACAGACATACACcgaaatggaagaaaaaaagaccaactaattttatctgctttagagaaaaaagcagaaagtcaGTTCCTGAAAGTCAGTCTTGCAAATCCAAGCAATCAGGTAAGATTTAAGCAATCAGCATCACAACATTCTTCCATAGTAGGGTAAAGCATCAGTAACTTCGGTACTTCGGCTTCTAGAAGCCATTATAAAGCCTGCTGGTATCCTAAgttctttcatttgaaatactAAAACCCATAGAAGATACTTGGTAGAAATGTACTCACAAtcaatacagaacaaaaagcaattGTTCACTATCAAAAATTATATTAAGTTATTGCATCAGGGAGGTTTTTGCAGTAGTACAAGCACATACCTCAGCCA of the Grus americana isolate bGruAme1 chromosome 1, bGruAme1.mat, whole genome shotgun sequence genome contains:
- the ASMT gene encoding acetylserotonin O-methyltransferase isoform X3, translated to MSLKRVMFTACELGVFDLLLESGEPLSSDAIAARLGTSTTGMERLLDACVGLKLLAVELTQGGALYRNTEVSNIYLTKSSPKSQYHIMMYYSNTVYLCWHYLADAVREGRNQYERAFGISSTDPFGAMYRSGEEMLKFMAGQNSVWSICGRDVLAAFDLSSFTQIYDLGGGGGALARECVSLYPNSTVTIYDLPKVVQVAKEQFVPPEEHRITFHEGDFFNDPIPEAELYILSKILHDWDDEKCRQLLAKVHKACKPGGGVLLVESLLNEDKSGPLETQLYSMNMLVQTEGKERTAAEYSMLLEAAGFGEIQVKRTGKLYDAVLGRK
- the ASMT gene encoding acetylserotonin O-methyltransferase isoform X2 translates to MGSTEDLDHPQTILQYNSGFLVSKVMFTACELGVFDLLLESGEPLSSDAIAARLGTSTTGMERLLDACVGLKLLAVELTQGGALYRNTEVSNIYLTKSSPKSQYHIMMYYSNTVYLCWHYLADAVREGRNQYERAFGISSTDPFGAMYRSGEEMLKFMAGQNSVWSICGRDVLAAFDLSSFTQIYDLGGGGGALARECVSLYPNSTVTIYDLPKVVQVAKEQFVPPEEHRITFHEGDFFNDPIPEAELYILSKILHDWDDEKCRQLLAKVHKACKPGGGVLLVESLLNEDKSGPLETQLYSMNMLVQTEGKERTAAEYSMLLEAAGFGEIQVKRTGKLYDAVLGRK